The genomic segment ACCGTTTCGGCAATGACTTTCCCATCCGGCAATTCGGATCCGGGTTTTGCCACGGCAACAAGCTGCCCCTTGGCGACATTTGATGCTCCGCAAACTATGGGCAGCGTCTTCACCTGTCCGATGTCGACGCGGCAGAGGCTGAGTCGTTCCGATTGGGGATGCCGGTCGCAATCCAGAACCCGCCCCACGACAACATTGGCGAGATGGGCAAAAGGACGGATTACTTCCTCCACTTCCAGACCGAGCATGGTCAATCGATCGGCCAGTTGTTCGGATGTACCTTCATAGGGAGTGAATTCACGCAACCAGTTCAGGCTTAAAAACATGGGGAACCTCAGGCAAAAGGAAGGGTTCAGGAAGTCGGATTATGGAGTAGTTCGGTAGATTGCCCGCTCATTTTTTGGATCGACGCAATAACCAAAAACTGAGGGACGTGATTGAAGAAAGAACCTCCACCTATAAGGTGAAGGGAATTGTCAACCGAACTGGGAGACGAAACGGGTATCGTTCTCAAAGAACATTCGCAGGTCGCCGATCCCGTATTTGAGCATGGCTACGCGTTCAACACCGAGACCGAAGGCAAACCCGGTATAGACTTCAGGATCATATCCCACGGCGGCGAACACCGCCGGGTCGATCATTCCGCACCCGAGAATCTCGAGCCAACCGGTCTGCTTGCAGACCCGGCAGGCCTGTCCGGCACAAATACCGCGTCCGCCGCAAAGCATGCAGGAAACATCCACCTCGGCACTGGGTTCGGTAAAGGGAAAAAAGCTGGGCCGAAACCGGACAATAGCTTCCTGGCCGAAAATCTGATGCACAAAGGCGGTCAGAGTTCCACGCAGATCTGCCATGCTCACGTCCTTATCCACCACAAAGCCCTCGATCTGGTGGAACATCGGAGTGTGAGTCAGGTCGGAATCGCGGCGGTATACCTTTCCCGGAGCGATGGCCGCCAGAGGCGGGCTCATCCGCTCCATGGTCCGCACCTGCAACGGGGAAGTGTGCGTTCGCAGAAGGGTCTGATCACCAATGTAAAACGTGTCCTGCATGTCCCGCGCCGGGTGATCGGGCGGAAGATTCAAGGCCTCGAAATTGTAGAAATCCGTTTCCAGTTCCGGGCCTTCAACGATGTCGAAACCGAGGGAAACAAAGGCTTGGCAGATTTCTTCGGTGACCAGGGTCACCGGATGCAGGCTGCCCAACCAGTGAGCTCTTCCCGGCAGGGAAGGGTCAAACCGCGCCAGAAGCTCCCGTTCCTTGTTCCGCTCTAGATCCTGCAAGCGGGCATCCAGACGTTCCTGGAGCATGGCTTTGACCTGGTTGGCTTTCTGGCCAAGTAGCGGGCGTTGTTCCGGCGGAGTCTTGGCCAGACTGGACATCAGTCCGGCCAAGAGCCCTTTGCGGCCAAGATAGGCTACGCGAATATTTTCGACGTCTGGAGCGGAATGGGCTGTGGCCAATCCCTGCTCCAGAGCCTGAACCAGGGATTCCAATTGTTCGGCAAGGCCGGTTCCGTTGGAGGATTGCCCCTGGGAATGCTCCATGCTCGATGCGGTCATGATCAGGCCAGTTTGGCTTTGGCAATCCCGGCCAACTGACCGAAATGTTCTTTTTCCCGTACAGCCAAATCAGCAAGTACCTTGCGGTTCAGCTCGATGCCAGCCAGGGTCAAACCATGCATGAACTTACTGTAGGATAGACCGTGAAGCCGTGCCCCAGCATTAATGCGCATGATCCACAGCGAGCGGAACTCGCGCTTGCGGACCTTTCGATCCCGGTAAGCGTACGCCAGAGCGCGTTCAACGGTCACCCGCGCGGTACGGTACAGTCTGCTCCGGGCGCCCCGATAGCCTTTGGCCATGTCCAAATATTTTTTGTGCCGACGGTGAGCCGCCAAGCCGCGTTTTACACGCATGGTTTCAACCTCCTCATTAATAGCTCATTCTTATAGATAAATCTTGATGGGGGAGACAAATCGTTTCGCACAAGGGATTTCCTTGGTCGAATACGGCGTCGGAAGGTGCTTCCGGAAATTCAACTTGGATTCACGTTTACGAAACCGTTCAACGGAAAGTCGAAGCACGATCCCCCGATCGACAACACCCACTCCGTTATCCAGGATAGGTATGATGATGATTCTATTTGGCGAAGGGAATCATCCGTCGAACGGCTTTTTCGTTGGATTTGTCCAGAATGGTGTCCTGACCCAGCTGGCGCTTCACTTTCGGGCTTTTCTTGGTCAGGATGTGGCGCATACCAGCGCGGCGACGCTTGATCTTGCCGGTACCCGTCAGCTTGAACCGCTTGGCTGCACCTTTACGTGTTTTGAGCTTTGTCATGTAATATTCTCCTGAGTCGTACTAGTTAAAAACAAACTTACTCTGTTGCGCTCACCAATTCCCGTTCGCGGAAACCGGAAAATGACGGCGAACAGTTTCGCGCGCAGAGCGGTCAGCACGGATAAGATACTGCTTCAAGACATGCCGGACGCGGAGCTTATGCCTGCTTCTTTTTCTCCACGGAAGCCAAAACCATGTTCATGGTACGTCCCTCCATGGATGGATGCTGATCAATCTTGACTTCATCCCCCAAGATTTCCAGAACACGTTTCAGTACCTTTTCCCCTCTGTCCCGGTGCATCATCTCACGGCCACGAAAGGCCACGGTGACTTTGCATTTATCGCCGGCTTCGAGAAAACGTCGAATGTGCTTGAGCTTGGTTTCAAAGTCATGATCATCAGTCTTGGGGCGGAACTTGATTTCCTTGAGCTGGATCAAGGTTTGCTTCTTTCGGCCTTCCTGTTGCTTTTTCTGCAACTCATACTTGTACTTGCCGAAATCCATGACCCTGCAGACAGGTGGAGAGGCATCGGGAGAAACTTCCACCAAGTCCACGCCTTGACTTTCCGCATACTGAAGAGCCTCGGCCAGAGGCAAAATTCCCACCTGCTTGCCGTCTTCGCCAATGACTCGTACTTCTTGAGCCCTGATCTGCTTGTTGCAGCGGGTACGTTTAACCGAGGTAATAAGGCATTCCTCCGCGTTTGAAAGGTTCGACACATTCGTGTCGGAGCATGCCGATCACGTCGTCCAAGGATTTTTCACCAAGATTCTCTCCAGTGCGGGTCCGGACGTTCAAAGCCTGGGACTGGGCTTCGCGTTCGCCGATCACGAACATGAAGGGGATTTTCTGCAATTGCGCTTCACGAACCTTGTACCCGAGCTTTTCATTGCGCAGGTCTGTCTCCACACGATATCCCGCATCCAGCAATTGCTGGCAAGACGTCATCGCCCACTCGTTCTGGGCGTCGGTGACCGTGAGAATCCGCGCCTGGACCGGTGCGATCCAGACCGGGAAGGCTCCTGCATAATGCTCGACGAGGATGCCGAGAAATCTCTCCAGGGCGCCAAGGATGACCCGGTGCAGCATCACCGGACGATGCCGGTTGCCGTCCTGACCGGTATAGAAAAGGTCGAACCGTTCCGGCAAGGTAAAATCGCATTGGATGGTGGAACATTGCCAGCGGCGATCTAGAGCATCCTTCAGCTTGATGTCAATCTTCGGCCCATAAAATGCGCCGTCACCGGGATTGATGGTAAATTCCTGCCCCAGAGTCTGCAGGGCATTCGTCAAGGCGGTAGTGGCCCGTTCCCAGTCTTCGTCCAGCCCGATGGATTTTTCAGGGCGGGTGCTTAAGGCAACCTCGTACTCGAAACCGAAAAGATGCATCACATCCCGAACAAATTGCAAAATGGCGATGATTTCATCCTGGAGCTGATCGGGGCGGCAGAGGATATGGGCATCATCCTGAGTAAACTGACGTACACGCAACAAGCCATGAAGCACGCCGGACTTTTCATGGCGCTGCACCGTACCCAGTTCGAAATACCTCACCGGAAGATCACGGTAGCTGCGGATCTGTGATTTGTAGATGAGCATGTGCGAAAGGCAGTTCATGGGCTTGATGCCGTAGGCCTGCTCGTCAATTTCCGTGAAGTACATGTTTTCACGATAATTGTCGTAGTGGCCGGAACGTTCCCACAATTCACGGCGCAGCATTTGCGGCCCCTGCACCAGCTGGTAGCCGCGGCGCAGGTGCTCCCTTCGCTCGAAATGTTCCAGGAGAAAGCGAAGCATGGCGCCCTTGGGATGAAACAACGGCATGCCCGGTCCGGCTTCGTCGGAAAAGCTGAAAAGATCAAGCTGAACGCCCAGTTTGCGATGGTCGCGTTTCTTGGCTTCCTCCAGACGATGCAGATATTTCTTCAGATCCTTGTCCGAGGCGAATGCCGTCCCGTAGATGCGCTGGAGCATGGGCTTGGATTCGTCGCCCCGCCAGTAGGCCCCGGCAACCGAGGTCAGTTTCACGGCCTTCACGAACCCGGTGGAGGGCACATGAGGACCGCGGCACAGGTCGGTGAATCCGCCGTGTTCGTAGAGGCAGACGGTTCCATCCTCCAGAGCGTCAAGGATTTCCAACTTGTAGGTCTCGCCCATGGCCTCAAAGAGATTCCGGGCATCCTGCTTAGATATGGTGCGGCGGGAAAACGGTTGGTCCTGGGCGATGATTTTGACCATTTCTGATTCAATGGCCTCCAGGTCCTGCGGAGTGAACGGACGTTCAAAATCGAAGTCGTAATAGAAGCCGTTTTCAATATCCGGCCCAATG from the Desulfonatronum thiosulfatophilum genome contains:
- the pheS gene encoding phenylalanine--tRNA ligase subunit alpha, which encodes MTASSMEHSQGQSSNGTGLAEQLESLVQALEQGLATAHSAPDVENIRVAYLGRKGLLAGLMSSLAKTPPEQRPLLGQKANQVKAMLQERLDARLQDLERNKERELLARFDPSLPGRAHWLGSLHPVTLVTEEICQAFVSLGFDIVEGPELETDFYNFEALNLPPDHPARDMQDTFYIGDQTLLRTHTSPLQVRTMERMSPPLAAIAPGKVYRRDSDLTHTPMFHQIEGFVVDKDVSMADLRGTLTAFVHQIFGQEAIVRFRPSFFPFTEPSAEVDVSCMLCGGRGICAGQACRVCKQTGWLEILGCGMIDPAVFAAVGYDPEVYTGFAFGLGVERVAMLKYGIGDLRMFFENDTRFVSQFG
- the rplT gene encoding 50S ribosomal protein L20 encodes the protein MRVKRGLAAHRRHKKYLDMAKGYRGARSRLYRTARVTVERALAYAYRDRKVRKREFRSLWIMRINAGARLHGLSYSKFMHGLTLAGIELNRKVLADLAVREKEHFGQLAGIAKAKLA
- the rpmI gene encoding 50S ribosomal protein L35, with amino-acid sequence MTKLKTRKGAAKRFKLTGTGKIKRRRAGMRHILTKKSPKVKRQLGQDTILDKSNEKAVRRMIPFAK
- the infC gene encoding translation initiation factor IF-3; translation: MTSVKRTRCNKQIRAQEVRVIGEDGKQVGILPLAEALQYAESQGVDLVEVSPDASPPVCRVMDFGKYKYELQKKQQEGRKKQTLIQLKEIKFRPKTDDHDFETKLKHIRRFLEAGDKCKVTVAFRGREMMHRDRGEKVLKRVLEILGDEVKIDQHPSMEGRTMNMVLASVEKKKQA
- the thrS gene encoding threonine--tRNA ligase, translating into MQIEFGEQRVEIEEGESCGLILSRTLSNKRLKSAVGCRCESGVFDVHSPVGPSPCARFEVVDMNSPEGLSIIRHSAAHIMAESVQRLFPSAKVAIGPDIENGFYYDFDFERPFTPQDLEAIESEMVKIIAQDQPFSRRTISKQDARNLFEAMGETYKLEILDALEDGTVCLYEHGGFTDLCRGPHVPSTGFVKAVKLTSVAGAYWRGDESKPMLQRIYGTAFASDKDLKKYLHRLEEAKKRDHRKLGVQLDLFSFSDEAGPGMPLFHPKGAMLRFLLEHFERREHLRRGYQLVQGPQMLRRELWERSGHYDNYRENMYFTEIDEQAYGIKPMNCLSHMLIYKSQIRSYRDLPVRYFELGTVQRHEKSGVLHGLLRVRQFTQDDAHILCRPDQLQDEIIAILQFVRDVMHLFGFEYEVALSTRPEKSIGLDEDWERATTALTNALQTLGQEFTINPGDGAFYGPKIDIKLKDALDRRWQCSTIQCDFTLPERFDLFYTGQDGNRHRPVMLHRVILGALERFLGILVEHYAGAFPVWIAPVQARILTVTDAQNEWAMTSCQQLLDAGYRVETDLRNEKLGYKVREAQLQKIPFMFVIGEREAQSQALNVRTRTGENLGEKSLDDVIGMLRHECVEPFKRGGMPYYLG